The Microbacterium luteum nucleotide sequence AACCGATCACCTCGAGAAGCCCGCTGGAGTGAGGCTCGGCCGTCCACAGCACGTCCCAGAACGCCCCGTCGTCGGGGACGTCCCGCGTGCCGGAGACGGCGTCGAGGCCGTACCCAAGGACCGCGAGAGCTGTGCCGGCACCGAGCATGGCCAGCTGGGTGCGCAGCCGGCGAATGTCGGTGCGGGCGAGCCCGAGCCCGGCGAGCACGAACGCGATCCAGACCGGGAACGGGTAGTACCAACCGAGCAGCCAGGCCGCCATGCGACCGCTGCCGGTCTCCCACCACGGGAACGCGTCGACCCATGCCTGCAGGAAAGGGGTGAGAAGCGCGATCCCTCCCGCGGCGAGCAGCACCTGTCGCGGGCTGAGCGAGAGAAATGGCAGCGCGAGCAGGAAAAGGATCGCGTAAGCGGGCAGGATGATGTAGACCGGGACCCCGAGGCCGAGGAGGACGACACCGATCAGCCAGAGCAGCAGTGACCGGTAGACCAGTCGTGCTCGCAGCGTCGGCAGTTCCGAGGAGGTAGGTCGCCGGGTCCCGCCGGCCATCAGCCCCAGGGAGACACCGGCGAGTGTGGCGAACAGGATCGAGGAGCGATCCTGCACGATGCCCGTCCAGGTTCCCGGATCGCTCCAGACCAGCGGGGTGATCCACAGCAGGTGCGCGGCGAACATTCCCACCACCGCCAGGCCCCGCGCGAGATCGATGCCGGGGATGCGGTCTTGCGCGTGCAGATGCGCCCAATTCACAGCTAAGCGCTCACGGAGCTGCGTCCGTGCGACCTTGGAGACGGGACCGTGCGGTCGGTCGGTGGGAGGCATGGGGTGAAGCGCCCCGGGTTTCGTGGAGGCTCGGTTAGTTGGTTCCGGCCCCGGCGGGGACGTGTTCTTGAGCGTATTCGACCGCTGCCTGGGATGCCCAGTGGACGGCCTCTGCTTCGACGGGCGGGGTCATCCCGATCTCGCCGTGAAGGCGTCGGTGGTTGTACCAGTCGATGTACTCCGCGACGGCGATCTCGACATCGCGGATCGATGCCCAGCCGCCCTTCGGGCGCATGACCGGGTTGCGGATGCACTCGGCTTTGAACAGCGAGTTCAGCGCCTCGGCCATCGCGTTGTCGCACGAATCGCCCTTGGAGCCGACGCTGGCGACCGCGTCGGCTTCGGCGAGGCGTTCGGTGTAGCGGATGGCTCGATATTGAACTCCGCGGTCGGAGTGGTGGATCAGTCCGGACACGTCCTGGCCGGCGCGCTGCCGTTCCCACAAGCCCATGTCCAGTGCGTCGAGAGCGAGATCGGTGCGCATGCTCGTGGAGACCTGCCAGCCCACGACGCGGCGGCTGAACACGTCCAGGACGAACGCGGCGTAGACCCAGCCGGCGTGGGTGCGGATGTAGGTCAGATCTGCGACCCAGAGCTGGTTCGGCGCGGTCGCTTCGAAGCGCCGCTCCACCAGGTCCAGCGGCCGCTCCGTCTCCGCACCGTCGCCGAACGTCGTGCGGCGGGACTTGTCGCGCCGGATCCCTTGGATCCCTTCCTGCCGCATCAGCCGCTCGACCGTGCAGCGGGCCACTTCCACGCCCTGCCGATTCAGTTCGGCGTGGATCTTCCGCACCCCGTAGACGCCAAGGTTCGCCTTATGCGTGACCCGGATGTCGACGGTCAGTGCCGCGTCCCTGACCGCCCTCGCCGACGGCGGGCGGACCTTGGCGGCGTAGTAGGTGCTCGGGGCGATCTGCATACCCGCGTCACGCAGGACACGACAGATCGGCTCGACCCCGAACCGGTCGCGGTGCCCGTCGATGTACTCGACGAGCACCGCGGTGGGCACCTCGGCTACTTCAGCTTGCGGTCGAGCTCCGCCGCCGCGAAAAAAGCCGACGCGGTCTTGAGGATCTCGTTCGCGCGACGCAGCTCCCGCACCTCGCGCTCGAGGTCCGCGATCCGCTGCGCGTCCGCGGTCGTCGTGCCCGGCGCGATGCCGTCGTCGACCTCGGCCTGCCGCACCCAGGTCCGTAACGCTTCCGGATGGATCCCGAGCTGGTCCGCAATCCGCTTGATCGCGCCGACCCTCGACTCAGGATCTCGACGCGCGTCCAACGCCATCCGCATCGCCCGATCCTTCAGCTCCTCGCTGTACTTCCGTGGTGCTGCCATGACTCCCATCCTTCACAGGTTTGAGAGCCTCCATCACACCCGGGGCGCTTCAGGGCTCTCTTCGCAGTTTGAGCGGACGCAGGGGCACCGGACTGTTGCGCGGGGCGCCGGTCCTAGACCGTTCCGGTGCCCAGCAGGGTGCCGATTCCGTAGGTCGCGGCCAGGGCGATGGTGCCGCCGACGACCACACGCACGGCCGCACGGCCCGGCCGGGCCTTGCCGAGTCGGGCACCGAGCGCGCCGGTGACGGCGAGGGCGACGAGCACCAGCACGAAGGTGGTCGGGATGCGGATGCCTGCGGGCAGTAGGAGGATCGCGAGGAAGGGCACGACGCCGCCGAGGAGGAACGCGATCGCGGACGCGGACGCCGCGCCCCATGCGCTGACGACCTCGTCCTCGGCCAGCCGGTGCTCGATGTCGATGTGGGCGGCCAGCGCGTCGCGGGCGGAGAGCTCTTCGGCGACCTTCCGGGCGGTGGGTTCGGTGAGGCCTCGAGCCTGATACGACGCGACCAGTTCCTGGAACTCGGCATCGGGGTCGGCTGCGAGGTGTCCGCGTTCCTCGTCGATGGCGGAGCGTTGACTGTCACGCTGGCTGCTGACGGAGACGTACTCGCCCAGGGCCATCGAGACGGCGCCGCCGACGAGGGCGGCGACACCGGCGGAGAGCAGGGCGGGTTCCCCCGCAGCAGCGCTGGCGACGCCGACGACGACAGTGGCGACGGACACGATCCCGTCGTTGGCGCCGAGGACCCCCGGCACGTAGCTTGTTGAGGCGTTGGACGCGGGTGGCGGAGGGCGTGGGAGTGGTCATGGGTCCTTCTTCCGAATCGTCATGTGTCGCTAGCGCGATCGAGTGGAGCCCGCGTCGTTTCCCCGCATCTTCGGTTCCTCGACTTCTTCAGCGCTGCCGGGGCGTCCGGTAACGGGTCTCTTCTCGGCCACCGGGCTACGCAGAGCCTGAGATCTGCGTAGCCCGGTGTCGACGTGTGTGCTGCCGTGCATGCTGGTTAGTCGCGCCGCAATGGCTCAAGGGCGGTGTCCGGACCGGTCTTGATGCGGACGCTGAGCAGCTTGGTGGAGTTCAGGAACACGAGGATGTCGGGACCGAGGTGGATGATGGCGGCCTGGATCGGGCCGATCCAGCCCAGCAGGGCGGCGGTGATGCCGAGGACGTGGACGACGCCGACGCCGACGAACAGGTTTTCCTGGATGGTGCGGTAGGCCCGGCGGGCGATCGCGCGCACGCCGACGATCTTGCTGAGATCGTCGGTCATGAGAGCGACATCGGCCGCTTCGATGGCGGCCTGCGTGCCGCCGGCACCCATCGCGATCCCGGTCTCGGCGAGGGCCAGCGCGGGGGCGTCGTTGATGCCGTCGCCGACCATCGCGACCCCGTTCTCCACGGGCTTGCATCTGTGTGATGACGCCGACCTTGTCCTCCGGGAGCAGATCGGCGTAGACCTCGTCGATGCCGAGGCTGTCGGCGACGCGACCGGCGACGGCGGCGTTGTCACCGGTGAGCATCGGGATCCGCTTCACACCGTTCACGCGGAGCCCGGCGATGGCTTCTTTCGCCCCGGGCCGGATCTGGTCCTCGAG carries:
- a CDS encoding IS3 family transposase (programmed frameshift); translated protein: MAAPRKYSEELKDRAMRMALDARRDPESRVGAIKRIADQLGIHPEALRTWVRQAEVDDGIAPGTTTADAQRIADLEREVRELRRANEILKTASGFFRGGGARPQAEVAEVPTAVLVEYIDGHRDRFGVEPICRVLRDAGMQIAPSTYYAAKVRPPSARAVRDAALTVDIRVTHKANLGVYGVRKIHAELNRQGVEVARCTVERLMRQEGIQGIRRDKSRRTTFGDGAETERPLDLVERRFEATAPNQLWVADLTYIRTHAGWVYAAFVLDVFSRRVVGWQVSTSMRTDLALDALDMGLWERQRAGQDVSGLIHHSDRGVQYRAIRYTERLAEADAVASVGSKGDSCDNAMAEALNSLFKAECIRNPVMRPKGGWASIRDVEIAVAEYIDWYNHRRLHGEIGMTPPVEAEAVHWASQAAVEYAQEHVPAGAGTN
- a CDS encoding heparan-alpha-glucosaminide N-acetyltransferase domain-containing protein, with the protein product MNWAHLHAQDRIPGIDLARGLAVVGMFAAHLLWITPLVWSDPGTWTGIVQDRSSILFATLAGVSLGLMAGGTRRPTSSELPTLRARLVYRSLLLWLIGVVLLGLGVPVYIILPAYAILFLLALPFLSLSPRQVLLAAGGIALLTPFLQAWVDAFPWWETGSGRMAAWLLGWYYPFPVWIAFVLAGLGLARTDIRRLRTQLAMLGAGTALAVLGYGLDAVSGTRDVPDDGAFWDVLWTAEPHSSGLLEVIGSGGFAIAAISVCLLACRTPLIWITLPLRATGSMPLTAYIAQLLLWAVIASIGVGTTGDLAAFRDMAPFWPLTIATVTGRTVWALLFGRGPLERAMTHLPARRSTSSGRSASRDDAHRSDVR